Proteins found in one Acidobacteriota bacterium genomic segment:
- a CDS encoding acetamidase/formamidase family protein, producing the protein MKRITRDLARKYAFDWEDEPLLRVEPGESFEIETWDASTGYFRTPDDKAIPSLRPGFDRDPPLANPIGGPVWLEGAEPGDLLKVSIEAITVADFSWTAVGPNRGPLGASTRWPELSSQYTTRIFPHAPGPSGTTRDGTLQFNERIQWPITPFVGTMGVAPDREVTTSGDGQGAWGGNLDIRDLAPGNKVYLPIFHPGARFYLGDVHASQGDTEFTGTAAETNATVRLSLELTKGKSIPFMRIEKPGSIVAVHAYRPLEVAVETATFHLMDWLVTDYGFSPTDAYCLVSVCPDFRINVYQMCKLGKLNFVAGAEIPMRYLDTSGLRPGADE; encoded by the coding sequence TTGAAAAGAATCACTCGCGATCTGGCCAGGAAGTATGCCTTTGATTGGGAAGATGAGCCGCTGTTGAGAGTCGAGCCCGGCGAGAGCTTTGAAATCGAGACCTGGGATGCCAGCACCGGCTATTTCCGCACCCCGGACGACAAGGCCATTCCAAGCCTGCGACCGGGATTCGACCGGGACCCGCCGCTGGCCAACCCCATCGGGGGGCCGGTCTGGCTGGAAGGCGCAGAACCGGGAGACCTGCTCAAGGTGAGCATCGAGGCCATCACGGTAGCGGACTTTTCCTGGACGGCGGTGGGACCCAACCGCGGTCCCCTGGGCGCCTCAACCCGCTGGCCGGAGCTCTCCTCTCAATACACCACCAGGATCTTCCCCCATGCACCGGGGCCCAGTGGAACCACCCGGGATGGGACCCTGCAGTTCAATGAACGGATTCAGTGGCCCATCACTCCCTTTGTCGGAACCATGGGCGTGGCCCCCGATCGGGAGGTCACCACCAGCGGCGACGGTCAGGGTGCCTGGGGAGGCAACCTGGACATTCGTGACCTGGCTCCCGGAAACAAGGTCTATCTGCCCATCTTTCATCCCGGTGCCCGCTTCTATCTCGGCGATGTCCATGCCAGTCAGGGAGACACCGAGTTTACCGGGACAGCAGCCGAGACCAATGCCACGGTGCGCCTGAGCCTGGAGTTGACAAAGGGCAAGTCCATTCCCTTTATGCGGATTGAAAAACCCGGCTCCATTGTGGCTGTCCATGCCTACCGGCCGCTGGAAGTTGCCGTGGAGACAGCCACCTTCCACCTGATGGACTGGCTCGTCACCGACTATGGTTTCAGCCCTACGGACGCCTATTGCCTGGTGAGCGTCTGTCCGGACTTTCGCATCAACGTCTATCAGATGTGCAAGCTGGGGAAGTTGAACTTCGTGG